GTCCTCACGGGAGGCGTACTTGGCCTCGTACATCGCGGCGGCCTGGTTGAGGTAGCCGAACAGCAGTCCGTCGGCGACGAATCCCGGCCGGTCGCCGACCGCGACGGGCTCCTTGCCCAGGTCGAGGGCGAGATCGGTGACGGCGGCGACGGCCTGGGGCGCGGTCAGCACCGAGGAGACGACCTCGACCAGCTTCATCGCGGGCGCCGGGTTGAAGAAGTGCAGCCCGAGCACCCGCTCCGGCCGCGCCGACTCGGCGGCCAGCCGGGTCACCGACAGCGCGTTGGTGCCGGTGGCGAGCACCGCCTCCGGGCGCACGATCGCGTCCAGCTCACGGAAGACCTGCTGCTTGATCTCGTACGACTCCGGGACGACCTCGATCACCAGATCGGCGTCGGCCGCGGCCTGGAGGTCGGTGAAGGTGCGGAAACGGGCGAGCACGTCGTCGCGCTCCCGCTCGGTGATCCGCCCACGGGCCACGGCCCGCTCGGTGGAGGTCTCCAGCGCGGCGACGGCACGGGCGCCGGCGGCCTCGCTGATGTCGATGCCGACGACCTCGCGGCCGGCCCGGGCCAGCACTTCGGCGATACCGGTGCCCATGGTGCCGAGACCGACCACGGCGATCGTCCTGAACGGGGACTGCGGGGACTCCGGGGACAGGGGGGAGTCGGAAAGGGGAGTGGCCATCGCGGGACTCCAGGATGAGGTGACGACTGAGGGAAACGCGGCGGGGTGCGCGAAGAGCGCGCAAGCGGCGCGTGGAGTGCGGGTGTTGGTACTGCCGGGCTGATGAACGCACACGCCCGGTACCGTCACCGCGGGGCGTGCACACGCCCAGGGGGAACGGCTGAACCGACCGGCCCTGTCCCGAGGCCGAGTCGTACTGATACTCCGGGAACCGAATACCCCGGGTACCGAACCGACTGTGCTCACAACGGCTGCGTCACCAAACCGTCGTCAGCGAATGCGAGAGGGTGTCTCGCTCGTCTGAGCTTAACCGGTGGGTAACGAGCGCGCCAGCCCCCGTGTTTGTGACGTAGGTCCCCCAACCGCCCCACGCGCCCGTACGCTCGACGACATGGACGAGGAGTTGCGATCACTCACGGAGCGTGTGCGGGGCGAGTCGGGGGGCGCGGCGGGATTCGAGCGGCTCGTCACGACCGGGTCCACGGACGAACTGGCGGACGTACTGACCGAGCAGGGACAGCCGTTGTGGGCGCGGGAGCTGGCCGCGTTCCGGCTGGGCGTCGCGGGGGACCGGCGGGCCTTCGAGTCCCTCGTCCTGCTGCTCAACCACCGTGATCCACCGCGCTGCGCCTCCGCGGCCCACGCGCTGGCCCGGCTCGGCGACCCGCGCACCGCGCGCGCGGCGGCGGCCCTCGCGACGAACGAACTGCGCGTCGCCTACGCCCTGCATCCCGTCCGCCTGCTCGTCGAACTCCGGGCCCCCGAGTCCGTCCCGGCGCTGATCACCACGCTCCGGCGCCGGTTGAAGCCCCATGATCCCTACCGCCGGGTGGCCCTCGCGTGCGTGGAGGGCCTGGGGGCGCTGCAGGACGCCCGCGCCAGGACCGTACTGAACGACGCCCTCGCGCATCCGACGCTCGCGGAGGCGGCGGTACGGGCACTGGCCCGCATCCCCCGGCAGCGCTAGGGCCCTTCTGACGGATCTCCGCGGCGTCCACGGAGATCCACCAGAAAGGCCCTAGGCGCCGAGTTCCTTCCCGTACCGCACCTCCGGCACCTCGACCCCGGCCGCCTCGAACGGTTCCTCGGTGCCGTCCGCCGCGAAGCCGTGGTGGGCGTAGAAGCGGCGGGCCCGCGTGTTCTCCTTGAGGACCCACAGGAGGACGCGGCCGTGGCCGGCGGCGGCGCAGCGCCCGGTGGCCACGCCCAGCAGCGCGCCGCCGACGCCCGCGCCGAAGTGGCCCGGCCGGACGTAGAGGGCGTACAACTCGGCGTCCGATGTGTGGACTTCGCCGTCGCGGTAGGGGCCGTACGCCGCCCAGCCGACGATCTCCCCGGCCCGCTCGGCGATCAGGTTGGCCACGGGGCTGTCGGTGCGCGCGAGCATCGCCCGGCGCTTGTCGGCGTCCTCGTCCACGTCCATCGCGTCGAGGTACGCCCGCGGGACGAGCCCGGCGTACGCGGTCCGCCAGCCGCCCACGCGGATCTCGGCCACGGGGCGGCAGTCGGCCGGGGTCATCTCGCGGATGCGGAGACCGGGAAGGGTGTCGTCCATGGCGGCACGGTAGACGGGACGGCGGGGCCGGGGCCGCGAATTTCGCGCCCCGGCCCCGCCGTCGGACCGTGCCCCATGGGCTCAGCCGCGGAAGCCCAGCAGGCCGTGCAGCGTCGAACCCCGGGACGAGGCGGACGCGGCCTTGGTGCTCAGCGGCTTCGGGTCGGCGAGCTTCTTGCAGATGGCGTCGGTCTCGCCCTGGCCGCGCGGCACCTTGCCGTCGGTCAGGTACGCCGACAGATGCTTGTCCAGACAGGCGTTGCCGCTCAGCGAGATGCCGTGGTTCCCGCCGCCCTGCTCGACGACCAGGCTGGAGCCGCGCAGCAGCTGGTGGGTGACGACCCCGCCCTCGTACGGGGTGGCCGCGTCGTCCGTCGCCTGGAGGATCAGGACCGGCGGCAGCGCGGTGTTGGAGACGTCCACGGGCTCCAGGGACTCGGTGGGCCAGAAGGCACAGGGCGCGTTGTACCAGGCGTTGTTCCAGGTCATGAAGGGTGCCTTCTCGTACACCGCCCAGTTGTCGTCACGCCACTCGTTCCAGTCGCCCGGCCAGCGCGCGTCACGGCACTGCACCGAGGTGTAGACGCTGTAGCCGTTCTCGCCGGACGCGTCGACGGCGCCGAAGTTCTCGTACGCCTCGACCAGCGGATCGTCGTTCTTCTTCTTCGCGAACGCGGCGAACGCCTCGGCGAGATAGGGCCAGTAGCCGTTGTAGTAGCCGCCGGGCATGAAGGTGTCCTCCAGCTCGGAGGGGCCCACCTTGCCGTCCGCGGGCTTCTTGGCGAGGGCCGCCCGCATCGCGTACCACTTGGCCTCGACCTTCTCCGGATCGGTGCCCAGCCTGTACGTCTTGTCGTGCTTGGCGATCCACGCCATCAGCGCCCGGTGACGGTCGTTGAACGCCAGGTCCTGCCGGAGGTTGGCGTCGTACCAGACCCCCGTGGGGTCGACCACGGAGTCCAGCACCGCGCGCCGCAGCCGGCTGGGGAAGAGCTTGCCGTACACGGCGCCCAGGTAGGTGCCGTACGAGTACCCGAAGTAGTTGATCTTCTTGGCGCCCAGGGCCGCGCGGATGGCGTCCATGTCCTTGACCGTGCTGACCGTGTCGATGAACGGCAGCACGTCCGCGTACTTCTTCGCGCAGGCGTCGGCGAAGGCCTTGGCGCGCTTGAGGTTGGCCCGCTCGGTCTTGGGGCCGGCCGGCACGGAGTCGGGGCGCACCGGCGAGAACTGGCCCGGACGGCAGTTCAGCGCGGGCTTGCTGGCGCCGACGCCGCGCGGGTCGAAGCCGATGACGTCGTACTGCGCCGCCACCTTCTTCGGCAGCGAGGACGCGACGAACCCGGCCAGCGAACGGCCCCGGCCGCCGGGGCCGCCCGGGTTGACCAACAGGGGTCCCTGGTACGTCTTCGCGGTGTGCGGGACGCGGGACAGGGCGAGGGTGATCTTCCTGCCGCTCGGCTCCAGGTGGTTCAGCGGCACCTTCAGGGTGGCGCACTGGAGCTTCGGGTAGTCGGCGGTGGCGCACTTCTTCCAGGCGGGCCCGGCCACCGGGGCGGTGACCGAGGCGCCGCTCGCGCCGGCCGGGACCGCCGTGACCATTCCGGCCAACACGGCGGCGGCACCGCACAGGGCAACTGTGCGTCTGTTCATTCGTCAGGCCTCCCAGGACGGAGGATTTCGGGCCGTGCACGCCACGGCCTTCGTCGCATCGTCCCGGAGCACGACGGCGCAAGAACTCGTTCCGCCCGGACTTGACCCGATCGGGGCGGGAGAAGCGCCCGGATGCCCCGAGCGGGGTCAGAGAAGGGTCAGCTGGGTGGGGGTCGTGTCCCGGTCCCGCTCCGGCGCGGCCGGCTCGCGTACGGCCGTCCGTCGCGGCAGTTCGGCGCGGCGCGGGCCCATGCCGTACTCCTGGGCCAGTTCGTGGACCTGACGGGTGATCTGCCGCTGGTACCACTTGGGGGCGTAGGCGCCCTCCGCGTACAGCAGCTCGTAACGCCGTACGAGATGGGGGTGGTGGCGCTCCAGCCAGGCCATGTACCACTCGCGTGCGCCGGGCCGCAGATGCAGGACCAGCGGGGTCACGGAGGTGGCGCCGGAGGCCGCGATCGCGCGCACGGTCGCGCGCAGCCGGTCGGGGTGGTCGCTGAGGAACGGCAGCACGGGGGCCATCAGGACCCCGCAGCCCATGCCGAGGCCGGTGAAGGCGCGCACCACCTCCAGCCGGCGTTCCGGGGCGGGGGTCCCCGGCTCGACCGTGCGCCACAGCTCGGGGTCGGTGAAGCCGACGGAGACCGAGAGGCCGACCTCGGTGACCTCCGCCGCCTGCCGGATCAGGTCCAGGTCGCGCAGGATCAGCGTGCCCTTGGTCAGGATGGAGAAGGGGTTCGCGTGGTCGCGCAGGGCGGCGATGATGCCCGGCATCAGCCGGTAGCGGCCCTCCGCGCGCTGGTAGCAGTCCACGTTGGTGCCCATGGCGATGTGCTCGCCGTGCCAGCGCGGCGAGGCGAGCTGCCGGCGCAGCAGATCGGGCGCGTTGATCTTCACCACGATCTGCGAGTCGAAGTCGAGGCCCGTGTCGAGGTCCAGATAGCTGTGGGTCCTGCGGGCGAAGCAGTAGACGCACGCGTGCGTGCAGCCCCGGTAGGGGTTCACCGTCCACTCGAACGGCATCCGGGACGCGCCCGGCACCCGGTTCACGATCGTCCTCGCCCGGACCTCGTGGAAGGTCATGCCGCGGAACTCCGGGGTGTCGAAGGTGCGGCTCGTCACCCTGTCCGCGCCGAACAGCGCGGCGTCCCGGGCCGTGGCGGTGTTCTCGGCCAGATGGTCCCAGCGCATGGGCCCTCCTCGGTTGCTCTCGTGGCCAGAATAGAACACATGTTCTCTTGATCGTGCGAACTGGTTTTCGAACATCGTGTGGAGGTCTTGCCGGGGGTGAGGTGTGGGGGCGAGGTGCGGGGGTGTGCCACGAGGGTTGTCGTGAGGCCTGTGGTGAGGCCCGCGGTGAGGCTGCGGCGGGGCTGGCGAGGGTCCTTCGGGCAGGCCGTCGCGGACCCCGGGGGCACCCCGATTTGGGCCCTCCGGCCGGGGGGTGGTTGGCTTTCCGCACATCCCCGAGTTACCAAGTGCTGGAGGAAGTGCAATGGCGCAGGTCGAGGCCACGACCGAACGAGTCGTCGCGGCGGACGCGGAGACGGTGTTCGACACCCTCGCCGAGTACAACGGCGCGCGCGAGAAGCTGATGCCGCAGCACTTCAGCGAGTACGAGGTGCGCGAGGGCGGCGACGGCGAGGGCACCCTCGTCCACTGGAAGCTGCAGGCCACCAAGAAGCGGGTGCGCGACTGCCTCCTGGAGGTCACCGAGCCCTCCGACGGCGAACTGGTCGAGAAGGACCGCAACTCCTCCATGGTCACCGTCTGGCGGGTCACCCCGGCCGGCGAGGGCGGCTCCCGGGTCGTCGTCACCAGCACCTGGCAGGGCGCCGGCGGCATCGGCGGCTTCTTCGAGAAGACCTTCGCCCCCAAGGGCCTCGCCCGGATCTACGACGCCCTGCTCGCCAACCTGGCCGCCGAGGTGGAGAAGTAGCACCGGGAACGGCGAGGATGCCCGGCCCAACCGGCCGTCATCCGGGGTTCGTTGCCCTCCTCACCGGTTCGAGTGGATCTCCGTGACGCTCCCCGGAATGCCGTAACTCGCCGCACTTACCGACAGTTGCCGCTTAATGCGGGAATTGTGCGGTAAGTGCGACGAGGGGAGCGGTACGCATGGGCGCGACCACACTGGTGAAGGACGACCCGGCCACCACACCCGCTCCACCGCCACCGGCGGACGGACCTCCCCGACTCGGCCCGTACCGCGTCCGGTCGGTCTTCTCCGCACTGCTCCTCGTCCTGCTCCTCGCCGCGCTGGAGCAGCTGGTCGTCGCCACCGCTCTCCCCGAGATCGTCGGCGAGCTGCACGGCGTGGACCGGATGTCCTGGGCGATCACCGCCTATCTGCTCACCGCCACCGTCACCCTGCCCGTCTACGGCAGGCTGGCCGAACTCCGGAGCCGCAAGGGCGTCTTCCAGTGCGCGCTGGCGGTCTTCGTGGCCGGCTCCGCGCTCGCCGGGTTCTCCCGGAGCATGGACCAGCTCATCGCGTTCCGCGCGCTCCAGGGCGTCGGCGCGGGAGGCCTCATGATCGGTGTGCAGGCGATCATGGCCGACATCCTGCCGACCCGGCACCGGGGCCGGTATCTGGGCCTGGTGGGCGCCGTGTTCGGCCTCGCCTCCGTCTCGGGACCACTGCTCGGGGGATGGCTCACCGACCAGCTGTCCTGGCGCTGGTGCTTCCACCTCAACGTGCCTCTCGGCCTCCTCGCCCTGGCCGTCGTCTCCTTCGCGCCGCGCCCGCCGAGGACCACGGCCAAGGGCCGTCCCGACGTCCTGGGAACCCTGCTGCTCGCCGCCGCCTCGACCTGTGCGGTCCTGCTGGCGGGCTGGGGCGGCACCGCGTACGCCTGGACCTCACGGCCCGTCCTCGGTCTCGCCGCCGGCGCGGTCGCCGCGACCGTCCTCTTCCTCGTCGCCGAGCGGTTCGCCGTCCGGCCCCTGGTCCCGCTGCGGCTGTTCAAGGACCCGGCCTTCGTCGTGACCGGCCTCGTGGGGGTCGTCATCGGCATCGCCCTGTTCACCACCGCCGGGTATCTGCCGACCCAGCTGCGGATGGCCGGCGGGATCTCCGCCACCGAGTCCGGACTGCTCATGCTGCCGATGACGGCCGGCATCGTCGGCGCGTCCGTCGTCTCCGGCCGGCTCATCGCGCACACCGGGCACTACCGCACGTACCCCGTCCTCGGCACCGCCCTGACCGCGCTCGGCGTCTGGCTGCTGTCCCGGCTGGAGCCGGACACGCCCCGGCTGCAGTTCGGCATCTGGACGGCCGTCCTCGGCGCCGGCATCGGCATGGTGATGCCGGTCCTGATCCTCGCCGTGCAGAACTCCGTACGCCCTGACGACATCGGGCCCGCCACCGCCGCCGGGAACTACCTCCGGCAGATCGGCGGCAGCGTCGGCGTGGCCGCGTTCGGCGCGCTCCTGGCCGCCCGGCTCGCGGACCGCCTCCCGGAGCGCACCGGCGCCGTCCTCCCCGACCCCGGCTCCCTCACCCCCGGCCTCGTCCACACCCTGCCCGGCCCGCTGCGCGACACCTATGCCGCGGCCTACGCCGAGGCCATGCCGAGGCTCTTCCTGTACCTCACGCCGGTGCTCGTCCTCGGGCTGCTGGTCGCCTGCTTCCTCAAGGAGAAGACGCCGGTGCCCTTCGAGGAGGGGCCCGCCGAGTCCGAGCCGGGGTCCGATTCCGGGTCCGAGCAGACGGGGGCCGAGCCGGATTCCGCGTACGGGCCCAGGCCCGCGCCCTCCGTCCAGATCCCGCACGCGCGTTCGCCGTACGCCACCGGGGTCCCCGTCCGCGGGACCGTCCAGCACTCCGACGGCACCGTCGTGCCCCGGGCCGCGCTCACCCTCATCGACGGCACCGGCCGGCAGACCGGGCGGGGCGGCAGCGGCGAGGACGGGCGGTACACGCTGTCCACCCCCGGGCCGGGGGCGTACGTGCTGATCGCCGCCGCCGGGGGCCATCAGCCGCAGGCCGTGAGCGTCACCGTCGGCGAGCGGCCCGTCGAGGTCGACATCGTGCTCGGCGGGGCGGGGCGACTGGCCGGGACGGTGCGTACGTCGGACGGCCGCGCGGTCGGCGACGCGACCGTCACGCTCACCGACGCGCACGGCGAGGTCGTCGTCACCACCCGCAGCGGGGAGGAGGGCGAGTACCTCATCACCGAGCTGGTCGCCGGGGAGTACACCCTCGCCGCGAGCGCCCACGCCTTCCGCCCCGCCGCGCTCCCCGTCACCGTCCGGGCCGCCCGCGAGACCCGCCAGGACATCGAACTCGCCGGGGGCGCCGTCCTGCGGGGCACGGTCCGCGCCGGGGGCGGGCGGCCGGTGGAGGACGCGCGCGTGACGCTGCTCGACGCCGCCGGGAACGTCGTCGACACCCTCACCACCGGCATCGACGGGACGTTCCGGTTCGTCGACCTCGCCTCCGGCGAGTACACGGTCATCGCCACCGGCTATCCGCCGGTCGCGACGGTGCTCCAGATCTCCGCCGGGGGCAGGGCGGAACGGGATCTGCAGCTGGGGTACGCGGACTGACCGTCCGCCACACGGGGGCGCACGAGTGATCGTGCGCCCCCGCATGGCCTGCGCGTGCGCCGGAGGCTCCCACGGAGCAATTCGCGTAATGCCACACATCGCGACGCTACGCGGTCGTACGGTAGTGAAGGCGGCGCAGATCTTGCGAACCGTGGGGAGAAAGGGCCTTGGCCATGGACCGTGGCACCGGCACGGGTGCGACCACCGGCCACGGAGCCGGTGACGGCACGGCGGAGCGCACCGCGGTCGGCCGTATCCCCCTGGCCGTGGTGGTCGTCGACCGCGGCGGCCTCGTCTCGCACTGGAGCACCGGCGCACGCCGTCTCTTCGGCACCACCAAGGACGAAGCCGTGGGCCGCCCCGCCCTCGACCTGCTGCCCGTCTCCGGCGCCCTGCCGGACGAGGAGGACATCGCCCTGCACGGGGCGTACGGCGCCTACGACGCCCTCGGCCACGACCTGGAGACCTCCCTCGACGGCCGGCTCCCCTACCCGGCCGCCGGCCGCGCCAGGCTCACCGTGCCGGGCCGCGACCGGATCGACGTCCTGTGGTGGGCGTACCCCCTGGTCGGCCCGGGCCGGGAGCGGCTCCTCGTGCTGGCCGCCGACGCCGAGACCCTGCGCGGGCGGGACGACGAGACGGCCGTGACCCCCGCGACCGCCGTCGCCGTCGAGCGGATCGCGCCCGGCTTCGCCCTGTACACGGACTTCCCCGGCGCCGAGGAACTGGCCCGCAGGCTCCCCGAGATCCTGCCCAGCATGAGCGTCGGCGAGAGCGCCCGCATCGTCTCCCAGGTCCTCGAACTGGGCTATCCGGTCCTGGAGTTCAGCCAGAACGACCGGGTTCCCGTCACCCCCGACTGGGGCGTGCCCCGGCGCGCGGAGCGGCGTGCGCGCCGTGAGCGGGCCGCGCGCGCCGTCGCGGACGGGCTCCCGGTCCCTCAGGACGCGCGGGACGAGGGCGAGGACCTCGAACACGCGGCGGTACGCGAACGCCTGGAGTTCCTCAACGAGGTCAGCGGACGCATCGGCACCTCCCTCGACCTGTCCCGCACCATCGTCGAGGTCAGCAGGGCCGTCGTGCCCCGCTTCACCGATGTCGCCGGCACCTATCTGCGCGAACAGGTCGTCGCCGGCGAGGGCTTCCCCGACGGTGTGCCCGACACCACCACCATGTGGCACCGGGTGGCCCTGGAGCACACGGACGAGCCGGGCCGCTGGGACGACGTCGTGCCCGTCGGCGAGGCCATGCCCTTCCCGGCGCACACCCCGTTCTTCCAGTGCATGACCACCGGCGAGCCGGTCCTCGTGCCGCGCATCAGCGAGCGGATGGGGCACGCGATCGCCGCGCAGTTCGACAAGCGCGACATCCGGCCGCTGATCACGGGCCGCTCCATGCTGGTCGTCCCGCTGAAGGCCCGCAATGTCGTGCTCGGCTTCATGATCCTGCTGCGCCACCCGGAGCGCGAGGTCTTCGACGACATGGACCGCGTCACCGGCGCCGAACTCGCCGCCCGCGCGGGCCTCGTCCTCGACAACGCCCGTATGTACACCTACCAGGAGAACGTCGCCGAGACGCTGCAGGACAGCATGCTCCCGCAGATCGAGGCCCATATGACGGGCTGCGACATCGCCACCCGCTACCTCCCGGGCACCCTGCTCGGACGCGTCGGCGGCGACTGGTTCGACTCGGTGAAACTGCCCGGCGCCCGGACCGCCCTGGTCGTCGGCGACGTCATGGGGCACGGCCTCAACTCCGCCGCGATGATGGGCCAGTTGCGCACCGCCGTCCAGACCATGGCCGCCCTGGACCTGCCGCCCGCACAGCTCCTGCGCAACCTCGACGACCTCGCCCAGCGCCTCGGCGAGCACTACCTCGCGACCTGCCTCTACGCCGTCTACGACCCCGTCGCGGGCGAACTGAGCCTGGCCAACGCCGGCCACATCCCGCCCGTGCTGGTCCGCGCCGTGGACGGCCGCAGCGAACTGCTCGACCTGCCCACGGGCGCGCCCATCGGCGTCGGCGGGGTGCCGTTCGAGGCGGTACGCGTGCGCGTGGAGCCCGGCGACCGGCTCGTGATGTGCACCGACGGACTGGTCGAGGTGCGCGGCGAGGACATCGGTGTCGGACTCGCCACCCTCTGCGAGTCCGCCGCCCACCCGGCCGCCTCCATGGACGACGCCTGCGACACCATCATCCGTGCCCTCAACACCCGCGGCGGCCGCAAGGACGACGTGGCCCTGCTGATGGCCCGCCTCAACGGCATCGAACCCGAGGACGTCGCCGAATGGCGCCTCGCCGCCGACCCGGTCGAGGCCGCACGCGCGCGTGCCGTCGTCCGTGAACAGCTCCACGTCTGGGGCCTCGACACCCTCGTGGACACCACCGTCCTGCTGGTCGGGGAACTCGTCACCAACGCCGTACGGCACGCGCGCGGGCGCCGCGTCGAACTCCGCCTGGTCCGCGGCGACACCCTGCAGTGCGAGGTCTACGACGACGACCCCGCCCTGCCGACCCTGCTCGGCGCGGGGCCCACGGACGAGCACGGCCGCGGGCTGCGGGTCCTCACCACCCTGGCCCGCGAGTGGGGGACCAGCCGGACGGGCGCGGGCAAGACGGTGTGGTTCGAGCTGACGCTGCCGAGGCGGCGCTGAGCCCGCGCGGCCGTTCACCGCGTGACCAGGGGGCGCACGGGGCGTGCAGGGCGTACAGGGGCGCGCGGGTTCTGAACGAGAGGTGAAGGTGCGCGCAGGGTGCTTGCCCGCGCATTCCCGGCGCGGTACACCGTTCTGGGCCGTCGGCGTGGCGGGCCGGTATCGCGATTCCGGGGGGTTGGGCATGAGCGTGACGAGTCGGTACCGGGAGGCTTGGGAGGGGTTCTGGCGGGAGGCCTCCGAGGAACCGGGCGCGGTCTTCTGGGACGCCGGACCCGAACGGACCGCGGCCGTCCACCTCGCCCTGTTCGAGCCGTATCTGACCGTCCCCGACCTGCCCCTCGTCGACCTCGGCTGCGGCAACGGCACCCAGACCCGCTTCCTGGCCGACCGGTTCCGCCGGGTGATCGGCGCGGACCTCTCCACCGCCGCGCTCGACCGTGCCCGCCGAGCGGACCCCGAGGGCCGGGCCGCGTACCGTCCGCTCGACGCGGCGGACAAGGCCGACGCCGAGACGCTGCACGCCGACCTCGGCGACGCCAACGTCTATGTGCGCGGAGTCCTCCACCAGTGCGAGCCCGAGGACCGGCAGCGTCTGATCGACACCGTCGCCACCCTCGTGGGCGACCGCGGCCGGGCCTGTCTCGTCGAACTCTCCGAGGCCGCCAAGCCCGTCCTCATGGGCCTCGCGGCCGGTCCCGGCGGACCGCCCGCCAAGCTCGCCCCGGTCTTCCGCCACGGCATCGCCCCCGGCGAGGTCTCCGACGCCGCGATCCCGCGCTATCTGAGCGCCTCCGGCCTCGCTCTCGTCGCCCACGGCGAACTCCCGCTGATCACCACCGAACACACCGCCGACGGCACCCGGATCGAACTGCCGTCCAGGTGGTACGTGGTGGGAGGCACGGCGTAGGGGCGGCTTCGAGGGGCCCGTGTGCCGTCCCGGTGGACGGAGCACGGGCGCGCCGGTGAGAGTTATCCACAGGTCTGCCACGGATCGGCGGAAACGCGTACGGTTCGAGCCATGAAGATCCTCATCAGCGCCGACATGGAGGGCGCCACCGGTGTCACCTGGCCGGCCGACGTGCTGCCGGGGACACCGCAGTGGGAGCGGTGCCGCTCGATGTTCACCTCCGACGTGAACGCCGCCGTGCTCGGCTTTCTCGACGGCGGCGCCGACGACGTGCTGATCAACGAGGCGCACTGGACGATGCGCAATCTGCTGCTGGAGGAGCTGGACGAGCGCGCACAGATGCTCACCGGACGGCACAAGGCGCTGTCCATGGTGGAGGGCGTGCAGCACGGCGACGTGGACGGCATCGCGTTCGTCGGCTATCACGCGGGCGCCGGCATGGAGGGCGTCCTCGCCCACACCTACCTGGCGAACTCGATCACCGGCGTGTGGGTGAACGACGAGCGGGCCAGCGAGGGACTGCTCAACTCGCATGTGGTGGCCGAGTACGGGGTACCGGTGGTGCTGGTGACCGGTGACGACGTGGCGTGCGAGGACGCCCTCGGGTACGCGCCCGAGGCGCTCAAAGTGGCGGTCAAGGACCATGTCTCGCGGTACGCGGCGGTGTGCCGCACCCCGGCGAGAACGGCCGCCGACATCCGCGCGGCGGCCAAGGAGGCCGCGGCGCTCGCCGTGCGGCACCAGCCGGTCAGGGGCGGACCGTTCACCGTGGCGCTGGAGTTCGACGCCGAACACCTGGCGATGGCCGCGACCGTCGTCCCGGGCGTGACCCGGACCGGTGAGCGCAAAGTGGCGTACACCAGCCCGACCATGTACGAGGGAATCCGCACCTTCAAGGCGGTCACCACGATCGTCTCGGCCGCGGTGGAGGAGACATATGGCTGAGCACATGGCCGGGGAGACGGCACCCGTGGACCAGCGGGCGCTCGACGAGGTCGTCCGGTTCACCTCCGACCTCATCCGTATCGACACCACCAACCGCGGCGGCGGGGACTGCCGGGAGCGGCCCGCCGCCG
The sequence above is drawn from the Streptomyces griseiscabiei genome and encodes:
- a CDS encoding ATP-binding SpoIIE family protein phosphatase produces the protein MDRGTGTGATTGHGAGDGTAERTAVGRIPLAVVVVDRGGLVSHWSTGARRLFGTTKDEAVGRPALDLLPVSGALPDEEDIALHGAYGAYDALGHDLETSLDGRLPYPAAGRARLTVPGRDRIDVLWWAYPLVGPGRERLLVLAADAETLRGRDDETAVTPATAVAVERIAPGFALYTDFPGAEELARRLPEILPSMSVGESARIVSQVLELGYPVLEFSQNDRVPVTPDWGVPRRAERRARRERAARAVADGLPVPQDARDEGEDLEHAAVRERLEFLNEVSGRIGTSLDLSRTIVEVSRAVVPRFTDVAGTYLREQVVAGEGFPDGVPDTTTMWHRVALEHTDEPGRWDDVVPVGEAMPFPAHTPFFQCMTTGEPVLVPRISERMGHAIAAQFDKRDIRPLITGRSMLVVPLKARNVVLGFMILLRHPEREVFDDMDRVTGAELAARAGLVLDNARMYTYQENVAETLQDSMLPQIEAHMTGCDIATRYLPGTLLGRVGGDWFDSVKLPGARTALVVGDVMGHGLNSAAMMGQLRTAVQTMAALDLPPAQLLRNLDDLAQRLGEHYLATCLYAVYDPVAGELSLANAGHIPPVLVRAVDGRSELLDLPTGAPIGVGGVPFEAVRVRVEPGDRLVMCTDGLVEVRGEDIGVGLATLCESAAHPAASMDDACDTIIRALNTRGGRKDDVALLMARLNGIEPEDVAEWRLAADPVEAARARAVVREQLHVWGLDTLVDTTVLLVGELVTNAVRHARGRRVELRLVRGDTLQCEVYDDDPALPTLLGAGPTDEHGRGLRVLTTLAREWGTSRTGAGKTVWFELTLPRRR
- a CDS encoding class I SAM-dependent methyltransferase, which produces MSVTSRYREAWEGFWREASEEPGAVFWDAGPERTAAVHLALFEPYLTVPDLPLVDLGCGNGTQTRFLADRFRRVIGADLSTAALDRARRADPEGRAAYRPLDAADKADAETLHADLGDANVYVRGVLHQCEPEDRQRLIDTVATLVGDRGRACLVELSEAAKPVLMGLAAGPGGPPAKLAPVFRHGIAPGEVSDAAIPRYLSASGLALVAHGELPLITTEHTADGTRIELPSRWYVVGGTA
- a CDS encoding M55 family metallopeptidase; the encoded protein is MKILISADMEGATGVTWPADVLPGTPQWERCRSMFTSDVNAAVLGFLDGGADDVLINEAHWTMRNLLLEELDERAQMLTGRHKALSMVEGVQHGDVDGIAFVGYHAGAGMEGVLAHTYLANSITGVWVNDERASEGLLNSHVVAEYGVPVVLVTGDDVACEDALGYAPEALKVAVKDHVSRYAAVCRTPARTAADIRAAAKEAAALAVRHQPVRGGPFTVALEFDAEHLAMAATVVPGVTRTGERKVAYTSPTMYEGIRTFKAVTTIVSAAVEETYG